The DNA region TGCACAGAAGGCAGGCAGGagaggacgggggaggttgcAGATCGGAAGAAGTCCGAGGGAAACAAGCAGACGGGGACGAGACCGACTTTAATGCCAAGCCAACCCACCGACAGCGGCCGTGAAACATGCCTGTCATGCCCCCTCTAGTGTAAAGAGCCTCAATTGTTTAATCAACAACAAGTGCCGACTCTGAATAGCCTCCCATAGCCTTAGGTTATGATCAGGGTTATGAAGCAGGAGGTGGCCCGTAACATGGTATAGCCGTGGACGAAGGGAGCCGGATATTGGGCATCGAGGCATGATAAAAGAGACGCCGAACGAGTagagaggagggaaagaTGGGGAGGCTCGAATCAGATGAGGCAAGGTGCATAGATTGCTGCAATGCAAAATGAACCGAGGAGTCAGAGACTGCCACGAAGCCAGCCcagatgcagcagcagcagcaaaggtCATAAACGTGCATTAGACAACTGTTGGAGGACTGAAGAGCGAATGAAGAGAACCGGGCCTCTGCGGCGATGGGACCTGCCATGCCGGGAAGAACCAATCGAGCGAGAGAGACCATGCATGGTAAGTTGCAGCAAGTGGACAATCTGCTGCCCACATGACGATGATTGGAAAGGGATGGGTGAGGGGGCGTGATTTTCACGTGAGCAGCAACTGCTGTGAGCTTTTTGGCCTGTGGAGCGAAGTATCGAACCACACCCGAACAATGGTTTGGCCATACGTCCCAGGTCGTCGACTGCGGCCCCAGATTATGTTTGGGAACCATTGCAAAAAACATGCTTACAATTGGGGGACATGATATTATGTAAAAGGCTCATTGTTGTCTCGAGGCCCAGGAGATGAGAAAAGGAAACCTTGAATAGTTGTTATACATGTGTAGGTAGTAGCTTAAGGGGCCAGCATCACACCCCTCATGGACCCATGCGGTCCCCCAGCCTAAAAGAAGTCATCTGTAAGATTCCCTCTCCCTGAAAGATTCCTTTGATCATAGCAAAACCTCGCGCAAAAACCATGCCGGAAAATAActgaaaaataaaaagagaAGCACTGAAATCCCATGGCCGTGCCCCAAGCAACACCGTCCCAACCCAAAGATACATGGTTTAAAAAAAGGCGCCGAGCAAGTCGCACCGCCTTTGCATTGACTGGAtatgtttgtttgttttttcaAGACTAGTTGCCGCGAGCGCAACGAGTCGGCGAGAAAAGAGTGTATTTACGAcgactcctcctcgtcgccgtcggCCTATGCGAACCGGTCAACCATCTTGCACCCTGGGAAGGTGTGATGCTCAGGCGAGACTTACGTTGTACGCctgcttctcatcctcataaCGCTTCTTGTCggcggcagccttggcctcaTACGGGGCACGCTGCTTGTCGCTGAGAGCCTTCCATCGCTCACCGAGGATCTTGCCAACCTGGCCGAAGGAAACACCAGGGTTCTCCTCGCGCACGTTCTCTCTCTGCTCGTTGGCAAAGAACATGTACGCCGAAAGACCACGCTTGGGAGCGTTGGGGTCTGCAGAGGCTGGTCAGCTCACGGCCCAGGCCAGGTCAAGACGCGCCAGGACGCGCCAAGGATCCATTCTTTACTTACCCTTCTTGCCCcgccccctcttcaccttgggCTCGGCCTTGCTCTTAACTGCGGCCTTAGGCATAATGATTGATGTGAATCTATCGACAGCACCATGTTAGTCTGTGAGACGTGAGGAGGAATGTGAGAAGGAATGCGAGAAGGAATGCGAGGCCAGACTGCGTGTTGCGGGGGGTGTATGGTGCGAAGGGGGGCTTTCTCAAGCAACAGGCGCAACATGCGCGCGCGTCGCGTGGTGAGAGAAGCCGCAAGAGCTGCCCCATCCCCGATGACGAATGGATGAGTGGCCCAGAGTCGCAAACGCAATTGCGCGCGACGACGGCATCAAAACACGGCGCGAAGCTCAAAAATCAGAAGAGAACATGTGAAGATACGTACTGAAACGGGTTTGAAGGGAGTCAGATGATGAAATGTGGGCTGGTGCTGGAAGTGCGCGACAGGTCAGTATGCCAGGTCGTTGTTTTGATCCGAGGGTTGAACTGGGTTGGCAGAGAGCAGGGCGGAATGAGAGatcagaggaggatgagtaGTGGGTGGGAGATGTGCAGCATAAACCGAAGGCAGGCTTTGCGTCgggtgggtggatgaggagggagagtcAATGACAATGACCCAAGGTGCTGGGC from Podospora pseudoanserina strain CBS 124.78 chromosome 1, whole genome shotgun sequence includes:
- the NHP6 gene encoding Non-histone chromosomal protein 6 (COG:K; EggNog:ENOG503P5CR), which gives rise to MPKAAVKSKAEPKVKRGRGKKDPNAPKRGLSAYMFFANEQRENVREENPGVSFGQVGKILGERWKALSDKQRAPYEAKAAADKKRYEDEKQAYNADGDEEESS